CCAAATCAGGCGTAAGATAAGGCTTAAACCCTTCTTTAAGAAGAATATCAAACGCATACTGGACTAAAGCAAACTCCAAAAGTACAGCTTCGTTTTTCAAGTAGTAAAATTTATTCCCCGTTACTTTAGCCGCCCTTCCAAAATCAGCCAAATCTAATTTTTTAACTAACTCAACATGAGTTTTAGGCTGAAAACTAAACTTGGTCTTATCAGTGGTTTTTAAAACCTTATTTTCTTTTTCACTGCTTCCTATAGGTGATTTAGGGTGGGTAAGATTAGGAACTTTTAGAAGTTCTTCTTTTAATTTCGGCTCTATCTTTTCTATCTTCTTTTCTAGTATTTTTAGATTCTTCTTAATTTCCGAAGCCTCTTTAATAAGCTCTTTTTTATTTTCTGACTTGGAGATACGGGCAGAAATCTCTTTTTGCCGCCGCCGTAACGCCTCTGCCTCCTGAAGAATGTCCCGTCGTTGCCTGCTCAGCTTTTCAATTAAATCTAAATCTACTTTAATCCCGCGGTTTAAAGCATTTCCAGCCACTTGCTGTTTGTTTCTTAAGACAAAATTCAAATCAAGCATAAATCTAAATTAAGCTAAAAACAGGTTTTTTTCAACTCACAGAAAACTAATTTTCTCCTTGGTTTTAAGCGCCTCTTTAAATAACTCCCCCCATTCCTCAGCCTTTAAGGCTTTTTCTATTTTTTCAATCTTATCTAACTCTGCCTGAGTCTCTGGATGCTCAGCAATCATAAAACGGCAACAATCTTGATACGGCAAAATTGAAGCCTCATATGTCCCTATTTTTTTAGCCCAATCAATGGTCTCTTCTTTATTAAAGCCAACCAAAGGAGCTAAAACCGGAAGTTGGGCTGAAGCCCAAATAACCTTAATATTAGGCAAAGTCTGAGAAGCTACTTGCCCCACACTATCCCCAGTGACATAGGCTTTAATATTGCGCTGTGAACCTAAAAGATTGGCAATTTTAAACATTGCCCGACGATAAACTATCATTCTTAGCTTGTCTGGACAAAAAGCAATAATTCTTTGCTGGATTTTTCCAAACGGCACAAGCCAAAGAGTTGTTTGCGTCTGGTATTCAGATAACTTTTGCCCCAAAGTTTTAATTTTAGTCTTTACCCCTTCTTTTTGCTCTGTTTCATTAAAAAAGTGTAAAAACTCTATTTTTATCCCTCGCTTCATTGCCAAAAAACTAGCTACTGGAGAATCAATCCCTCCGGAGAGAAAAGAAAAAGCTTTGCCTGAAGAACCAACCGGAAGGCCGCCAATACCTTTTTGTTTTTTAACAAATAAAAAAGCGCAAGATTGGCCAATAATTACATAAAGAATAGAGTTAAAGGCACGGAATGAGGGATGCAAATGAGGGAAACTCTCTTTTATTAAGGATGCCAACCTTTTTTCAATTTCAAGAGAGTTATATTTAAAAGTTTTGTCTGAACGCTTAGCCACTACTTTAAAAGGGCTATTTAAGCAAGAGGCTAACTCTTTAGCTTTTTTTTCAATCTCTTTCCAATCTTTTTCTACGATCTCCGCGGACGCAAAATCTGAAATACCGGGTATTTTAGCTAGTTTTTCTTTAGCATCTAAATCCTTGGTTTTAAAAACAAACCGACCAAACTCCTTTTTGAGCTCACCTTTAATTTTAGATTTTATGTTTTGGGCTAAAATTCGCTCAAAAAAAGCTCTATTTTTTCCTTTAAGAGAAAGTTCAGAAAAATGAATTAAAAATACCTGCTTCATATCCTCACTAATTTACAACCTAAAAGAACTCAAAATCAATATTTGCCTTGGATATAACTATTAATCTCATCAGCTAAATCTGATTGCTCTTTTGCTAATTTTTCATCTTCTTCCATCCATTCTTTTTCTTTGCTTGTGAGATACTCATTATTCTCAAAGCGGGCAATAATTTTTTCAATCCTTGCAATCCTTAAACTAATTATCTCACAAATCCTATCAATTTCAGCTTTTTTGGCCTCATAAACTTTTTGGTTGTTTTTTAGCTCCTGCCAGGAAGGATAAATCTCTTTTAAGTTATTCAAAGCATTTTTCCAAGAGGATACAACTTCTTGCGAATAATTAGGTGGTTCATATCCCCCTAAAATTACTGAAACTACTAAAACATCACAATCACCAAAACTGCCTTTTGTTATCCCTACTCCTATATCTTGATAACGAGGGTCAAGATAAATTTGCTTTACGCTTTCATTCTGCTGCCAGGTACCCACAAGATCCTCAGTATTCAGATAGCCACCATCAAAAATTTCAGCATAAAGAATATTGCTGTAGCCAACCTTACGGATTGCATCCAGATAACTAAAGTTTGATTTTTTCGCTCCCTCAGTCCAGTCATTATACTCGGCAATAGCTTGCGCTCTCAACAAAGCCGCTTGGTCAAGCAACTTATTTTCTGTTAAAAGCGTAAAGCCGTTTTCTTTTCTTTCTTGGTTGAAGCTATCAATAATTTTTTCAGCATCTAACTCTATTTTC
The bacterium DNA segment above includes these coding regions:
- the serS gene encoding serine--tRNA ligase, encoding MLDLNFVLRNKQQVAGNALNRGIKVDLDLIEKLSRQRRDILQEAEALRRRQKEISARISKSENKKELIKEASEIKKNLKILEKKIEKIEPKLKEELLKVPNLTHPKSPIGSSEKENKVLKTTDKTKFSFQPKTHVELVKKLDLADFGRAAKVTGNKFYYLKNEAVLLEFALVQYAFDILLKEGFKPYLTPDLAKDEIILGSGFTPRGPESQIYYISDLPLGLIATAEITLAGLYSKEALDEKDLPKKIAGFSHCFRREAGTYGQESKGLYRVHQFSKVEMFVHCLPEHSDKMHRYILSLEEKIFSGLGIPYRVIDCCTAELGGPAYRKFDLEAWLP
- the thiI gene encoding tRNA 4-thiouridine(8) synthase ThiI, whose translation is MKQVFLIHFSELSLKGKNRAFFERILAQNIKSKIKGELKKEFGRFVFKTKDLDAKEKLAKIPGISDFASAEIVEKDWKEIEKKAKELASCLNSPFKVVAKRSDKTFKYNSLEIEKRLASLIKESFPHLHPSFRAFNSILYVIIGQSCAFLFVKKQKGIGGLPVGSSGKAFSFLSGGIDSPVASFLAMKRGIKIEFLHFFNETEQKEGVKTKIKTLGQKLSEYQTQTTLWLVPFGKIQQRIIAFCPDKLRMIVYRRAMFKIANLLGSQRNIKAYVTGDSVGQVASQTLPNIKVIWASAQLPVLAPLVGFNKEETIDWAKKIGTYEASILPYQDCCRFMIAEHPETQAELDKIEKIEKALKAEEWGELFKEALKTKEKISFL
- the lepB gene encoding signal peptidase I yields the protein MKHLRFIFAFFYSLSLAVIFLIVVLIFSYQLARIGLFEWPVIVKVQGHSMEPTLKDGERLIFSRFFENRQIHRGDIVAFKNEKTKDEFGNQVGYVKRIIALPEEEVMLRDGFITINGKVLEEPYIKAKKSTYSESFTPECRKIKVPKESYFVLGDNRMSSKDSRDFGFVKKTDVFAIRYYKNTFSFSDLKIELDAEKIIDSFNQERKENGFTLLTENKLLDQAALLRAQAIAEYNDWTEGAKKSNFSYLDAIRKVGYSNILYAEIFDGGYLNTEDLVGTWQQNESVKQIYLDPRYQDIGVGITKGSFGDCDVLVVSVILGGYEPPNYSQEVVSSWKNALNNLKEIYPSWQELKNNQKVYEAKKAEIDRICEIISLRIARIEKIIARFENNEYLTSKEKEWMEEDEKLAKEQSDLADEINSYIQGKY